The following DNA comes from Streptomyces sp. NBC_00273.
CGCTTCGTGGCCGGATGGCGTCAGCATCCTGGCCTGCGGCGGGCCTCAGGTGAAGCCTGCCGCGCCGGTTCATCGGCCCGGTTCCCATGGGGCCAGTGAGGCAGGGCTGCCGGGTGTGCGTACGACCTCCCACACGTGGATCACGGCTTCCCGGTTCAGCGGGCCGTGAACATGCGGGTATCGGCCGCCGGAATCACTCTCCCGGCGGACCTCGGCGGTCAGCACGCCCTCGTCGAGCTCCACCGCGAGCAGGATCCCGGGTACCGACCGGTAGTGCGCGTCGACGATCGCGAGTGCCGTGGGACGGTCCGCGGAACAGTGGACGAACCCCTCGGCCTCCAGCGAGGGCGGGGCGTAAGGGAGCTCGGGGGAGACGGCCCAGTCGGCGAGCGGGACGATGTGGAAGATCATGAGGATGGTTCTACCGCAGGGGGCACGGACGTGTGCGCCAGGTGGCGGCACGGTCCGCTATGAGTGACATTGTCCGTGTCTCGAAGCCGGGTGCGGCGCTGTCCGCGCGCCCCGGTCCCTCTGCGAAAGGCACGACGATGGCGGGTAACGACCTCGGCTCCCTTCTCGGCGGTCTCCTGGGCGGGAGCGGCGGTCAAGGCGGGAGCGCCGGCGGGGGTGCCGGCGCCGCCGGCAACGTCCTCGGTGCGCTGCTCGGCGCCCTCATGGGCGGGGTCGGCGGTTCCCAGGCCGGCGGGAGCAACCCGCTCGGCGGGCTGATGGACATGCTGACCAAGTCGGGCCTCGCCGACCAGGCCCAATCCTGGATCGGCACCGGTGACAACCAGGCGGTCAGCGGCGCCCAGATCGCCGGGGCGCTGCCCGACGAGGCCCTGCAGAAGGCGGCCGCGCAGGCCGGCGTCAGCCCGCAGGAGGCCGCTGACCAGATCGCGCAGGCGCTGCCGACGGCC
Coding sequences within:
- a CDS encoding DUF952 domain-containing protein, giving the protein MIFHIVPLADWAVSPELPYAPPSLEAEGFVHCSADRPTALAIVDAHYRSVPGILLAVELDEGVLTAEVRRESDSGGRYPHVHGPLNREAVIHVWEVVRTPGSPASLAPWEPGR
- a CDS encoding YidB family protein; translation: MSDIVRVSKPGAALSARPGPSAKGTTMAGNDLGSLLGGLLGGSGGQGGSAGGGAGAAGNVLGALLGALMGGVGGSQAGGSNPLGGLMDMLTKSGLADQAQSWIGTGDNQAVSGAQIAGALPDEALQKAAAQAGVSPQEAADQIAQALPTAVDKLSPEGQLPTGSLEEIIRAQKF